Proteins found in one Paraburkholderia flava genomic segment:
- the ugpB gene encoding sn-glycerol-3-phosphate ABC transporter substrate-binding protein UgpB: MIGKPLIRSLSVAAVLALGVAQHAQAATEIQFWHGMEAALGERLNDIANAFNASQSDYKIVPVYKGNYDQTLAAGIAAYRSGNAPAILQVYEVGTATMIQAKKAVIPVSDVFKQAGVPLDEKAFVPTIASYYSDAKTNELISMPFNSSTPVLYYNKDAFKKAGLDPNKPPKTWAELEQDAQKLKASGMSCGYSSGWQSWIQLENYSAWHGAPFASENNGFDGTDAVLEFNKPLQVAHIQFLQKMAKEGTFSYVGRKDEPVSKFYSGDCGIITNSSGSLATIKKYAKFNFGTGMMPYDANVKGAPQNAIIGGASLWVLSGKDPATYKGVAKFLAYLSSPAVAAKWHQDTGYLPVTKAAYELTQQQGFYEKNPGSDTAIKQMLNKPPLPFTKGLRLGNMPQIRTIIDEELEQVWAEKKSPQQALDSAVSRGNELLRRFEKAGS, translated from the coding sequence ATGATTGGAAAACCCCTGATCCGTTCGCTGTCCGTTGCTGCCGTGCTCGCCCTGGGCGTCGCCCAGCACGCGCAGGCCGCAACCGAAATCCAGTTCTGGCACGGGATGGAAGCCGCACTGGGCGAACGCCTGAACGACATCGCGAACGCGTTCAACGCGTCGCAAAGCGACTACAAGATCGTTCCGGTCTACAAGGGCAATTACGACCAGACGCTCGCCGCCGGCATCGCCGCGTACCGCAGCGGTAACGCGCCCGCGATCCTGCAGGTGTACGAAGTCGGCACCGCCACGATGATCCAGGCGAAGAAGGCCGTCATTCCGGTCTCCGACGTGTTCAAGCAGGCCGGCGTGCCGCTCGACGAAAAAGCGTTCGTGCCGACCATCGCCAGCTACTACAGCGACGCGAAGACCAACGAGCTGATCTCGATGCCGTTCAACAGCTCGACGCCGGTGCTGTACTACAACAAGGACGCGTTCAAGAAGGCCGGGCTCGATCCGAACAAGCCGCCGAAGACGTGGGCCGAACTCGAACAGGACGCACAGAAGCTGAAGGCATCGGGGATGTCGTGCGGCTACTCGTCGGGCTGGCAGAGCTGGATCCAGCTCGAGAACTACAGTGCGTGGCACGGTGCGCCGTTCGCGTCGGAGAACAACGGCTTCGACGGCACCGACGCGGTGCTCGAATTCAACAAGCCGTTGCAGGTCGCGCACATCCAGTTCCTGCAGAAGATGGCGAAGGAAGGCACGTTCTCGTACGTCGGCCGCAAGGACGAACCGGTGTCGAAGTTCTATAGCGGCGACTGCGGGATCATCACGAACTCGTCGGGCTCGCTCGCGACGATCAAGAAGTACGCGAAGTTCAACTTCGGCACCGGCATGATGCCGTACGACGCGAACGTGAAGGGTGCGCCGCAGAACGCGATCATCGGTGGCGCGAGCCTGTGGGTGCTGTCGGGCAAGGATCCGGCCACGTACAAGGGCGTCGCGAAGTTCCTCGCGTACCTGAGCTCGCCGGCCGTCGCCGCGAAGTGGCACCAGGACACGGGCTATCTGCCGGTCACGAAGGCCGCGTATGAGCTGACGCAGCAACAGGGCTTCTATGAAAAGAACCCGGGCAGCGACACGGCAATCAAGCAGATGCTGAACAAACCGCCGCTGCCGTTCACGAAGGGCCTGCGTCTCGGCAACATGCCGCAGATCCGCACGATCATCGACGAAGAACTCGAACAGGTCTGGGCGGAGAAGAAGTCGCCGCAGCAAGCGCTCGACTCGGCGGTGTCGCGTGGCAACGAACTGCTGCGTCGTTTCGAGAAGGCAGGCAGCTAA
- a CDS encoding porin, with protein sequence MKKPLLVFTALSTFAGVAHAQSSVTLYGLIDTGLSYVNHSATATGSGKRFKYDDGVAQGTRWGMRGSEDLGNGYSAVFVLENGFNTGTGALNQGGAEFGRQAFVGLSSKSVGAVTFGRQYSLSTDVLGNQYSAGTNNMAGNYAYHINDVDQLVNSRINNSVKFASVDFSGFKFGALYGFSNQAGAFAGSAPVGSTGSSRTYSFGLNYAAGSLSVGAAYTDISYPTAAAPSILTTISNVNAGGTGGGKDLRTFGIGARYLFGPLAVFGLYTNTRIEALNGAATDFDAYDIGARYNFTPALTGSLAYTYENMHNANSGHWNQVDASLDYALSKRTDVYVVGVFQKAAGRNGATDVQAQIGSSTAFFGPSGAGTTNQLAARVGIRHKF encoded by the coding sequence ATGAAAAAACCACTTCTCGTATTCACCGCACTCAGCACGTTCGCAGGTGTCGCGCATGCACAAAGCAGCGTGACGCTGTATGGCCTGATCGATACCGGGCTTAGCTACGTCAACCACAGCGCGACCGCGACCGGCTCGGGCAAGCGCTTCAAATACGACGACGGCGTCGCGCAAGGCACGCGTTGGGGCATGCGCGGTTCCGAGGATCTCGGCAACGGATACAGCGCGGTCTTCGTGCTCGAAAACGGCTTCAACACCGGCACCGGCGCGCTGAACCAGGGCGGCGCGGAGTTCGGTCGCCAGGCGTTTGTTGGGTTGTCGTCGAAGTCGGTCGGCGCGGTGACGTTCGGCCGCCAGTATTCGCTATCGACCGACGTGCTCGGCAACCAGTATTCGGCCGGCACGAACAACATGGCCGGCAACTACGCGTATCACATCAACGACGTCGACCAGCTGGTCAACAGCCGGATCAACAACTCGGTGAAGTTCGCATCGGTGGACTTTTCGGGTTTCAAATTCGGCGCGTTGTACGGCTTCTCGAATCAGGCGGGCGCGTTCGCCGGGTCGGCGCCGGTCGGCTCGACGGGGTCGTCGCGCACGTACAGCTTCGGGCTCAACTATGCAGCAGGCAGCCTGTCGGTCGGCGCAGCCTATACGGACATTTCGTATCCGACAGCCGCCGCACCGAGCATCCTGACGACGATCTCGAACGTCAATGCGGGCGGCACCGGTGGTGGCAAGGATCTGCGCACGTTCGGCATCGGTGCGCGCTATCTGTTCGGCCCGCTGGCCGTGTTCGGGCTCTATACGAATACGCGCATCGAAGCGCTGAACGGCGCAGCGACGGACTTCGACGCGTACGACATCGGCGCGCGCTACAACTTCACGCCAGCGTTGACGGGCAGCCTCGCGTATACGTACGAGAACATGCACAACGCGAACAGCGGCCACTGGAACCAGGTCGACGCGAGTCTCGATTACGCGCTGTCGAAGCGTACCGATGTCTATGTGGTCGGCGTGTTCCAGAAGGCAGCGGGACGCAACGGCGCAACGGACGTGCAGGCGCAGATCGGGTCGAGCACGGCGTTCTTCGGTCCGTCGGGTGCGGGGACGACGAATCAGCTGGCCGCTCGTGTCGGTATCCGGCACAAGTTCTGA
- a CDS encoding efflux transporter outer membrane subunit, translating into MNRSVSLLAVALLLAACSGPPVKTATVPAVAPPATWRTDAGPTTPLDTAWWRQFGDPAMTALVEKALANNTDINVAVSRVRAARANVQLARSALLPTLDANAGALRSSSVSGFGTQLFQSGGQFEVEAAWEVDLFGRLSDQQSAARDAYLASEAARDATRLSIAGATASGYITLLSLDAQLKIAHETLAARADSLRLAKRQFDQGYSSKLELQQAQAEYESTEQLIPSTELAIAKAENALSLLTDETPSAIERGAVFDALTEPGIPAGLPSNLLRRRPDIAAAEYQLAAADKSLLVARKNFLPQVRLSTALGRSFSTAQIDPITIWSLGGSLLAPLFEGGKLTAEADKAGAQRDEAAFAYRGTVLTAFREVEDALASAQHYDEQLTLVKAQRDTLVETLRIATNRYREGYTTYLDQLDAQRGLLSAQLSVVQIRANALSSRVQLYQAMGGGWSADSIESANANAK; encoded by the coding sequence GTGAACCGCTCCGTCTCTCTTCTCGCCGTCGCGCTGCTGCTTGCGGCCTGCTCCGGGCCGCCGGTAAAAACCGCGACGGTGCCCGCCGTCGCGCCGCCCGCAACGTGGCGCACCGATGCCGGACCGACGACGCCGCTCGATACCGCATGGTGGCGGCAATTCGGCGATCCGGCGATGACCGCGCTGGTCGAGAAGGCGCTCGCGAACAACACCGATATCAACGTCGCTGTGAGTCGCGTGCGCGCGGCGCGTGCCAACGTGCAACTGGCACGCTCCGCACTGCTGCCGACGCTCGATGCGAACGCCGGTGCGTTGCGCTCGAGCAGCGTCAGCGGCTTTGGGACGCAGCTTTTCCAAAGCGGCGGACAGTTCGAAGTCGAAGCAGCGTGGGAAGTGGATCTGTTTGGCCGGCTGTCCGATCAACAGTCGGCGGCACGCGATGCGTATCTCGCCAGCGAAGCGGCACGCGACGCGACGCGGCTATCGATTGCCGGTGCGACCGCGAGCGGCTACATCACACTGCTCAGTCTCGATGCGCAACTGAAAATTGCCCACGAAACGCTCGCCGCGCGCGCCGATTCGCTGCGCCTCGCGAAACGGCAATTCGACCAGGGCTATTCGTCGAAGCTGGAACTACAGCAGGCGCAGGCCGAGTACGAGTCGACCGAACAACTGATTCCCAGCACTGAACTGGCAATCGCGAAAGCCGAAAATGCGTTGAGCCTGCTCACCGACGAAACACCGTCGGCGATCGAACGCGGCGCCGTCTTCGATGCGTTGACCGAGCCCGGCATTCCCGCAGGCCTGCCGTCGAACCTGCTGCGTCGTCGGCCCGATATCGCAGCGGCCGAGTATCAGCTCGCGGCCGCGGACAAATCGCTGCTCGTCGCGCGGAAAAACTTCCTGCCGCAGGTGCGTCTGTCGACCGCGCTGGGTCGATCGTTTTCGACTGCGCAGATCGATCCGATCACGATCTGGTCACTGGGCGGCAGTCTGCTCGCGCCACTGTTCGAAGGCGGCAAGCTGACCGCCGAAGCCGACAAGGCAGGCGCGCAACGCGACGAAGCGGCGTTCGCCTATCGCGGTACGGTACTGACGGCCTTTCGTGAAGTCGAAGACGCGCTCGCGTCGGCGCAGCACTACGACGAGCAACTGACCTTGGTCAAAGCGCAGCGCGACACGCTGGTCGAAACGCTGCGCATCGCGACCAACCGTTATCGCGAAGGCTACACGACCTATCTCGATCAACTCGATGCGCAGCGCGGTCTGCTCTCCGCACAGCTGAGCGTCGTGCAGATTCGCGCGAACGCGCTGAGTTCGCGCGTGCAGCTTTATCAGGCGATGGGCGGCGGCTGGAGTGCCGACAGCATCGAGAGCGCGAACGCGAACGCGAAATAA
- a CDS encoding HlyD family secretion protein, with the protein MNTQNTGPSKATPGPAASATPAADPLGAPHGWRPPEKNLTTIIAIVVLAIVAILVVLYAWRLPPFSGLPEKTDNAYVRGFVTTISPQVSGYVTSVPVSDFAEVKTGQVLVTIDDSTYRARVMQAEANLAAQRATFANSTQSQRSREIAIQGQEANIASARAQLARTEADMRRADALVKDGSLSKREHDQAREALLAAQASLQQALASRAIGSEDVRTVLVARPGLQAAIDANQAALLSAQIDLGHTVIRAPVDGQLSEVGVRNGAYVTAGTQLMSLVPHSVWIVANYKEAQTHHMRVGQAATFEVDALGGAKLRGHVEEIAPATGSEFAAIRSDNATGNFVKVAQRIAVRINVDPGQELAQRLRPGMSVETSIDTHGGKQQ; encoded by the coding sequence ATGAACACACAGAACACCGGGCCGTCGAAGGCCACTCCCGGGCCCGCTGCATCTGCTACCCCCGCTGCCGACCCGCTCGGCGCGCCGCACGGCTGGCGCCCGCCCGAGAAAAATCTCACGACCATCATCGCGATCGTCGTGCTCGCGATCGTCGCGATCCTCGTCGTGCTGTACGCGTGGCGACTGCCGCCGTTCTCCGGTCTCCCCGAAAAAACCGACAACGCGTATGTGCGCGGATTCGTGACGACGATCAGTCCGCAGGTGAGCGGCTACGTGACGAGCGTGCCGGTCAGCGACTTCGCCGAGGTGAAGACCGGCCAGGTGCTCGTGACGATCGACGACAGCACCTATCGCGCGCGGGTCATGCAGGCCGAAGCGAACCTCGCCGCGCAGCGCGCGACCTTCGCGAATTCCACGCAGTCGCAGCGCTCGCGCGAAATCGCGATCCAGGGCCAGGAAGCGAATATCGCGAGCGCCCGCGCACAACTCGCGCGCACCGAGGCGGACATGCGACGCGCCGACGCGCTGGTCAAGGACGGCTCGCTGTCGAAGCGCGAACACGACCAGGCGCGCGAGGCGCTGCTCGCCGCGCAGGCGTCGTTGCAGCAGGCGCTCGCGAGTCGCGCGATCGGTTCGGAAGATGTGCGCACGGTGCTCGTCGCGCGTCCGGGTCTGCAGGCCGCGATCGATGCGAATCAGGCCGCGTTGCTCAGCGCGCAGATCGACCTGGGGCACACGGTCATCCGTGCACCGGTCGATGGGCAGCTGTCCGAAGTCGGCGTGCGCAACGGTGCTTACGTCACGGCCGGTACGCAGCTGATGTCGCTGGTTCCGCACAGCGTGTGGATCGTCGCGAACTATAAGGAAGCGCAGACCCACCACATGCGCGTCGGCCAGGCGGCGACGTTCGAAGTCGATGCGCTCGGCGGTGCGAAACTGCGCGGCCACGTCGAAGAAATCGCGCCAGCGACCGGATCGGAATTCGCGGCGATCCGCTCCGACAATGCGACCGGAAATTTCGTCAAGGTCGCGCAGCGGATTGCCGTGCGGATCAACGTGGACCCGGGGCAGGAACTGGCGCAGCGGTTGCGGCCGGGGATGTCGGTCGAAACCTCGATCGATACACACGGCGGTAAACAACAGTGA
- a CDS encoding MFS transporter, with translation MSEPIEYVFKPSERPSLPGSPYNPEHPGARRAGYFAIGCLLGITQGLGNALVVVNLNFAQGTLGLFSDEANWLSAAYFMVYVSVNLLLVKYRQQFGLQRFIRGTLVAYALINLLHLFVESFWMAVAVRAISAVSAAGLTTLAINYLLQSMLPPKKLHGIMIGISIPQLAVPLARVLSPGLLNTGDWHMLYWFEFALALASLTAVMLLPLPRSDRVKVFEPLDFLTFALLAPGLALVVAVVSEGRIEWWMERAWMGWSLAAGIALVTAGMLVEHRRANPLINTRWLTRREMMRVILVAATIRILLSEQAFGSVGLLTLFGMLNDQMITLNLIILSASIAGIAVSVLTFRPDNPASAVRLAVLLIAVGAFLDAGATNLTRPENFYFSQALIGFASLLFLGRAMVIGMAQVLLAGGQHFVTFVVLFNISQSVGGQIGTALLGTFQIIRERFHSNELVQSIDLANPVIAARIHAAGMARFAQTVTREANILAYNDVFLLVGVLAVLTLLWGYAIRWSVRRNNELSPIVALQQKVMQAQAAQAALAAQASHESNVGNR, from the coding sequence ATGTCAGAGCCGATCGAGTACGTCTTCAAGCCGAGCGAGCGGCCATCGCTGCCCGGCTCTCCCTACAATCCCGAGCATCCGGGCGCACGTCGCGCCGGGTATTTCGCGATAGGTTGTCTGCTCGGTATCACCCAAGGCCTGGGCAACGCGCTGGTCGTGGTGAACCTGAACTTCGCGCAGGGCACGCTCGGCCTCTTCAGCGACGAAGCCAACTGGCTGAGTGCCGCGTATTTCATGGTGTACGTGTCGGTGAATCTGCTGCTGGTGAAGTATCGGCAGCAATTCGGCCTGCAGCGTTTTATCCGCGGCACGCTCGTCGCGTATGCGCTGATCAATCTGCTGCATCTGTTCGTCGAGAGTTTCTGGATGGCGGTCGCGGTGCGCGCGATCAGCGCGGTATCCGCAGCCGGTTTGACGACACTCGCGATCAACTATCTGCTGCAATCGATGCTCCCGCCGAAAAAGCTGCACGGCATCATGATCGGCATCAGCATTCCGCAGCTCGCCGTGCCGCTCGCGCGCGTGCTGTCGCCTGGCCTGCTGAATACCGGCGACTGGCACATGCTCTACTGGTTCGAGTTCGCGCTGGCGCTCGCGTCGCTTACCGCAGTGATGCTGCTGCCGTTACCGCGCAGCGATCGGGTCAAGGTCTTCGAGCCACTCGATTTCCTCACCTTCGCGCTGCTCGCCCCCGGTCTCGCGCTGGTGGTCGCGGTGGTGTCCGAAGGACGCATCGAATGGTGGATGGAGCGTGCATGGATGGGCTGGTCGCTAGCCGCCGGCATCGCGCTGGTCACCGCGGGGATGCTGGTCGAACATCGGCGCGCAAACCCGCTGATCAACACCCGCTGGCTCACCAGACGAGAGATGATGCGGGTGATTCTGGTGGCCGCCACGATCCGCATTCTGCTGTCCGAGCAGGCGTTCGGCTCGGTCGGATTGCTGACGCTCTTCGGCATGCTCAACGACCAGATGATCACGCTGAACCTGATCATCCTCTCGGCGTCGATTGCCGGCATCGCAGTCAGCGTGTTGACATTCAGACCGGACAATCCCGCATCGGCGGTCCGGCTCGCGGTGCTGCTGATCGCCGTCGGCGCGTTCCTCGATGCCGGCGCGACCAACCTCACGCGACCGGAAAACTTCTACTTCAGCCAGGCGCTGATCGGGTTCGCGTCGCTGCTGTTCCTCGGCCGCGCGATGGTGATCGGGATGGCGCAGGTGCTGCTCGCGGGCGGCCAGCATTTCGTCACGTTCGTGGTGCTGTTCAACATCAGCCAGAGCGTCGGCGGGCAGATCGGCACCGCGTTGCTCGGCACGTTCCAGATCATCCGCGAGCGTTTCCATTCGAACGAACTCGTGCAGTCGATCGATCTCGCCAATCCCGTCATCGCCGCGCGCATTCATGCCGCCGGCATGGCCCGTTTCGCGCAGACCGTGACACGCGAGGCCAATATCCTCGCGTATAACGACGTGTTCCTGCTGGTCGGCGTACTCGCAGTGCTCACGCTGTTGTGGGGCTACGCGATTCGCTGGTCGGTACGGCGGAACAACGAGCTTTCGCCGATCGTCGCGCTTCAACAAAAAGTCATGCAGGCTCAGGCCGCCCAGGCTGCGCTCGCGGCACAGGCCAGCCACGAAAGTAACGTCGGAAACAGGTAA